Proteins encoded within one genomic window of Mya arenaria isolate MELC-2E11 chromosome 13, ASM2691426v1:
- the LOC128213472 gene encoding uncharacterized protein LOC128213472 isoform X4, producing MMKLCLSLQNIVFALLAILMFHMVRTQGDFYYRIVGDQCIRTCAHLRDIPNVTFNCDGDNSTCDWQCAAQRMGCAEGLIYHCAQDFKNLELKLNKTEYIQACAPERFCNAGEEPSVTFSFDDVVQSPRNAKINCVACTDPNFYNKQDGQSSASYSRCYLQKFNKCIPEYHKINCDDISWLERKQTDGYCRCDARNGYAPENENVKTMCFYSDELCAPKTCPIPSQELLLNYTCGDRCPSGMHRTEKSDECVPNKPVQTTRSTPLTLSSQPRSVQTETNAGISTTKETVKVLSTKGREENGGSDGSNKDTIILVSVLISLAVTALLVLLIAIRLRRESQQNTPEAIPGETVLTQTKKRKSLVKKIAGSYIKMKVINSTVHFDSAHPNTTKEPHETSFINGIDRPTSAAINDQDTDDTEDKPFLQGPRAPQYNRRTTRNKLYQWD from the exons GATGAAGTTATGTTTATCACTTCAGAATATAGTGTTCGCTTTACTAGCAATTCTTATG TTCCATATGGTGAGAACCCAGGGAGACTTTTATTATCGGATCGTAGGGGACCAGTGTATCCGGACATGCGCACATTTAAGAGATATCCCCAATGTGACGTTCAATTGTGATGGTGACAATAGCACCTGCGATTGGCAGTGCGCGGCGCAGCGAATGGGATGCGCCGAAGGCTTGATATATCACTGTGCACAAGACTTTAAAAATTTGGAATTAAAACTCAATAAAACTGAATATATACAGGCCTGCGCGCCGGAGAGATTTTGCAATGCAG gGGAAGAGCCATCGGTTACGTTTTCCTTTGACGACGTGGTTCAGTCACCTAGAAACGCTAAAATAAACTGCGTTGCCTGCACGGACCcaaacttttacaataaacaagaCGGACAATCGTCTGCCTCATACAGTCGATGCTACCTTCAGAAGTTCAACAAATGTATCCCCGAATACCATAAAATCAACTGCGATGACATTTCCTGGCTTGAACGAAAGCAGACTGACGGATATTGCCGATGTGACGCAAGAAACGGTTACGCACCAGAAAACGAAAACGTGAAAACGATGTGCTTCTACAGTGATGAGTTGTGTGCTCCCAAAACGTGTCCAATTCCATCACAGGAGCTGcttttaa ATTACACATGTGGCGACCGGTGTCCTTCTGGAATGCACCGGACGGAGAAATCAGATGAATGTGTTCCTAACAAGCCTGTTCAAACCAC GAGAAGTACACCTTTGACATTGTCATCTCAACCGAGGTCAGTACAAACAGAAACCAATGCTGGTATATCAACTACTAAAGAAACCGTAAAAG tactTTCAACGAAAGGGCGTGAGGAGAACGGTGGCTCCGACGGCTCAAACAAAGATACAATCATCCTTGTTAGTGTTCTAATTTCCCTTGCAGTAACCGCACTCTTAGTTCTTTTAATAG CCATACGGCTTCGCCGTGAGTCGCAGCAGAATACGCCCGAAG CAATACCAGGCGAAACGGTGTTGACCCAGACAA aaAAACGAAAATCACTGGTCAAGAAAATAGCAGGTAGCTACATCAAGATGAAAGTCATTAATTCAACAGTTCATTTTGATTCG GCGCACCCCAATACAACAAAAGAGCCACACGAAACAAGCTTTATCAATGGGATTGACAGACCTACATCAGCCGCAATAAACGACCAGGATACCGATGATACGGAAGATAAACCATTTCTCCAAGGCCCAC GCGCACCCCAATACAACAGAAGAACAACAAGAAACAAGCTTTATCAATGGGATTGA
- the LOC128213472 gene encoding uncharacterized protein LOC128213472 isoform X2 produces the protein MMKLCLSLQNIVFALLAILMFHMVRTQGDFYYRIVGDQCIRTCAHLRDIPNVTFNCDGDNSTCDWQCAAQRMGCAEGLIYHCAQDFKNLELKLNKTEYIQACAPERFCNAGEEPSVTFSFDDVVQSPRNAKINCVACTDPNFYNKQDGQSSASYSRCYLQKFNKCIPEYHKINCDDISWLERKQTDGYCRCDARNGYAPENENVKTMCFYSDELCAPKTCPIPSQELLLNYTCGDRCPSGMHRTEKSDECVPNKPVQTTRSTPLTLSSQPRSVQTETNAGISTTKETVKVLSTKGREENGGSDGSNKDTIILVSVLISLAVTALLVLLIAIRLRRESQQNTPEEKRKSLVKKIAGSYIKMKVINSTVHFDSAHPNTTKEPHETSFINGIDRPTSAAINDQDTDDTEDKPFLQGPLMCRVYFYGRKKVLLQKVPTPRPQHPFRRTPIQQKNNKKQALSMGLTDLHQPQ, from the exons GATGAAGTTATGTTTATCACTTCAGAATATAGTGTTCGCTTTACTAGCAATTCTTATG TTCCATATGGTGAGAACCCAGGGAGACTTTTATTATCGGATCGTAGGGGACCAGTGTATCCGGACATGCGCACATTTAAGAGATATCCCCAATGTGACGTTCAATTGTGATGGTGACAATAGCACCTGCGATTGGCAGTGCGCGGCGCAGCGAATGGGATGCGCCGAAGGCTTGATATATCACTGTGCACAAGACTTTAAAAATTTGGAATTAAAACTCAATAAAACTGAATATATACAGGCCTGCGCGCCGGAGAGATTTTGCAATGCAG gGGAAGAGCCATCGGTTACGTTTTCCTTTGACGACGTGGTTCAGTCACCTAGAAACGCTAAAATAAACTGCGTTGCCTGCACGGACCcaaacttttacaataaacaagaCGGACAATCGTCTGCCTCATACAGTCGATGCTACCTTCAGAAGTTCAACAAATGTATCCCCGAATACCATAAAATCAACTGCGATGACATTTCCTGGCTTGAACGAAAGCAGACTGACGGATATTGCCGATGTGACGCAAGAAACGGTTACGCACCAGAAAACGAAAACGTGAAAACGATGTGCTTCTACAGTGATGAGTTGTGTGCTCCCAAAACGTGTCCAATTCCATCACAGGAGCTGcttttaa ATTACACATGTGGCGACCGGTGTCCTTCTGGAATGCACCGGACGGAGAAATCAGATGAATGTGTTCCTAACAAGCCTGTTCAAACCAC GAGAAGTACACCTTTGACATTGTCATCTCAACCGAGGTCAGTACAAACAGAAACCAATGCTGGTATATCAACTACTAAAGAAACCGTAAAAG tactTTCAACGAAAGGGCGTGAGGAGAACGGTGGCTCCGACGGCTCAAACAAAGATACAATCATCCTTGTTAGTGTTCTAATTTCCCTTGCAGTAACCGCACTCTTAGTTCTTTTAATAG CCATACGGCTTCGCCGTGAGTCGCAGCAGAATACGCCCGAAG aaAAACGAAAATCACTGGTCAAGAAAATAGCAGGTAGCTACATCAAGATGAAAGTCATTAATTCAACAGTTCATTTTGATTCG GCGCACCCCAATACAACAAAAGAGCCACACGAAACAAGCTTTATCAATGGGATTGACAGACCTACATCAGCCGCAATAAACGACCAGGATACCGATGATACGGAAGATAAACCATTTCTCCAAGGCCCAC TTATGTGCCGTGTGTATTTCTACGGCAGGAAGAAAGTCCTTCTCCAGAAAGTACCAACACCACGACCACAGCACCCATTCCG GCGCACCCCAATACAACAGAAGAACAACAAGAAACAAGCTTTATCAATGGGATTGACAGACCTACATCAGCCGCAATAA
- the LOC128213472 gene encoding uncharacterized protein LOC128213472 isoform X3, whose protein sequence is MMKLCLSLQNIVFALLAILMFHMVRTQGDFYYRIVGDQCIRTCAHLRDIPNVTFNCDGDNSTCDWQCAAQRMGCAEGLIYHCAQDFKNLELKLNKTEYIQACAPERFCNAGEEPSVTFSFDDVVQSPRNAKINCVACTDPNFYNKQDGQSSASYSRCYLQKFNKCIPEYHKINCDDISWLERKQTDGYCRCDARNGYAPENENVKTMCFYSDELCAPKTCPIPSQELLLNYTCGDRCPSGMHRTEKSDECVPNKPVQTTRSTPLTLSSQPRSVQTETNAGISTTKETVKVLSTKGREENGGSDGSNKDTIILVSVLISLAVTALLVLLIAIRLRRESQQNTPEAIPGETVLTQTKKRKSLVKKIAGSYIKMKVINSTVHFDSAHPNTTKEPHETSFINGIDRPTSAAINDQDTDDTEDKPFLQGPRRKSFSRKYQHHDHSTHSGAPQYNRRTTRNKLYQWD, encoded by the exons GATGAAGTTATGTTTATCACTTCAGAATATAGTGTTCGCTTTACTAGCAATTCTTATG TTCCATATGGTGAGAACCCAGGGAGACTTTTATTATCGGATCGTAGGGGACCAGTGTATCCGGACATGCGCACATTTAAGAGATATCCCCAATGTGACGTTCAATTGTGATGGTGACAATAGCACCTGCGATTGGCAGTGCGCGGCGCAGCGAATGGGATGCGCCGAAGGCTTGATATATCACTGTGCACAAGACTTTAAAAATTTGGAATTAAAACTCAATAAAACTGAATATATACAGGCCTGCGCGCCGGAGAGATTTTGCAATGCAG gGGAAGAGCCATCGGTTACGTTTTCCTTTGACGACGTGGTTCAGTCACCTAGAAACGCTAAAATAAACTGCGTTGCCTGCACGGACCcaaacttttacaataaacaagaCGGACAATCGTCTGCCTCATACAGTCGATGCTACCTTCAGAAGTTCAACAAATGTATCCCCGAATACCATAAAATCAACTGCGATGACATTTCCTGGCTTGAACGAAAGCAGACTGACGGATATTGCCGATGTGACGCAAGAAACGGTTACGCACCAGAAAACGAAAACGTGAAAACGATGTGCTTCTACAGTGATGAGTTGTGTGCTCCCAAAACGTGTCCAATTCCATCACAGGAGCTGcttttaa ATTACACATGTGGCGACCGGTGTCCTTCTGGAATGCACCGGACGGAGAAATCAGATGAATGTGTTCCTAACAAGCCTGTTCAAACCAC GAGAAGTACACCTTTGACATTGTCATCTCAACCGAGGTCAGTACAAACAGAAACCAATGCTGGTATATCAACTACTAAAGAAACCGTAAAAG tactTTCAACGAAAGGGCGTGAGGAGAACGGTGGCTCCGACGGCTCAAACAAAGATACAATCATCCTTGTTAGTGTTCTAATTTCCCTTGCAGTAACCGCACTCTTAGTTCTTTTAATAG CCATACGGCTTCGCCGTGAGTCGCAGCAGAATACGCCCGAAG CAATACCAGGCGAAACGGTGTTGACCCAGACAA aaAAACGAAAATCACTGGTCAAGAAAATAGCAGGTAGCTACATCAAGATGAAAGTCATTAATTCAACAGTTCATTTTGATTCG GCGCACCCCAATACAACAAAAGAGCCACACGAAACAAGCTTTATCAATGGGATTGACAGACCTACATCAGCCGCAATAAACGACCAGGATACCGATGATACGGAAGATAAACCATTTCTCCAAGGCCCAC GAAGAAAGTCCTTCTCCAGAAAGTACCAACACCACGACCACAGCACCCATTCCG GCGCACCCCAATACAACAGAAGAACAACAAGAAACAAGCTTTATCAATGGGATTGA
- the LOC128213472 gene encoding uncharacterized protein LOC128213472 isoform X1, with translation MMKLCLSLQNIVFALLAILMFHMVRTQGDFYYRIVGDQCIRTCAHLRDIPNVTFNCDGDNSTCDWQCAAQRMGCAEGLIYHCAQDFKNLELKLNKTEYIQACAPERFCNAGEEPSVTFSFDDVVQSPRNAKINCVACTDPNFYNKQDGQSSASYSRCYLQKFNKCIPEYHKINCDDISWLERKQTDGYCRCDARNGYAPENENVKTMCFYSDELCAPKTCPIPSQELLLNYTCGDRCPSGMHRTEKSDECVPNKPVQTTRSTPLTLSSQPRSVQTETNAGISTTKETVKVLSTKGREENGGSDGSNKDTIILVSVLISLAVTALLVLLIAIRLRRESQQNTPEAIPGETVLTQTKKRKSLVKKIAGSYIKMKVINSTVHFDSAHPNTTKEPHETSFINGIDRPTSAAINDQDTDDTEDKPFLQGPLMCRVYFYGRKKVLLQKVPTPRPQHPFRRTPIQQKNNKKQALSMGLTDLHQPQ, from the exons GATGAAGTTATGTTTATCACTTCAGAATATAGTGTTCGCTTTACTAGCAATTCTTATG TTCCATATGGTGAGAACCCAGGGAGACTTTTATTATCGGATCGTAGGGGACCAGTGTATCCGGACATGCGCACATTTAAGAGATATCCCCAATGTGACGTTCAATTGTGATGGTGACAATAGCACCTGCGATTGGCAGTGCGCGGCGCAGCGAATGGGATGCGCCGAAGGCTTGATATATCACTGTGCACAAGACTTTAAAAATTTGGAATTAAAACTCAATAAAACTGAATATATACAGGCCTGCGCGCCGGAGAGATTTTGCAATGCAG gGGAAGAGCCATCGGTTACGTTTTCCTTTGACGACGTGGTTCAGTCACCTAGAAACGCTAAAATAAACTGCGTTGCCTGCACGGACCcaaacttttacaataaacaagaCGGACAATCGTCTGCCTCATACAGTCGATGCTACCTTCAGAAGTTCAACAAATGTATCCCCGAATACCATAAAATCAACTGCGATGACATTTCCTGGCTTGAACGAAAGCAGACTGACGGATATTGCCGATGTGACGCAAGAAACGGTTACGCACCAGAAAACGAAAACGTGAAAACGATGTGCTTCTACAGTGATGAGTTGTGTGCTCCCAAAACGTGTCCAATTCCATCACAGGAGCTGcttttaa ATTACACATGTGGCGACCGGTGTCCTTCTGGAATGCACCGGACGGAGAAATCAGATGAATGTGTTCCTAACAAGCCTGTTCAAACCAC GAGAAGTACACCTTTGACATTGTCATCTCAACCGAGGTCAGTACAAACAGAAACCAATGCTGGTATATCAACTACTAAAGAAACCGTAAAAG tactTTCAACGAAAGGGCGTGAGGAGAACGGTGGCTCCGACGGCTCAAACAAAGATACAATCATCCTTGTTAGTGTTCTAATTTCCCTTGCAGTAACCGCACTCTTAGTTCTTTTAATAG CCATACGGCTTCGCCGTGAGTCGCAGCAGAATACGCCCGAAG CAATACCAGGCGAAACGGTGTTGACCCAGACAA aaAAACGAAAATCACTGGTCAAGAAAATAGCAGGTAGCTACATCAAGATGAAAGTCATTAATTCAACAGTTCATTTTGATTCG GCGCACCCCAATACAACAAAAGAGCCACACGAAACAAGCTTTATCAATGGGATTGACAGACCTACATCAGCCGCAATAAACGACCAGGATACCGATGATACGGAAGATAAACCATTTCTCCAAGGCCCAC TTATGTGCCGTGTGTATTTCTACGGCAGGAAGAAAGTCCTTCTCCAGAAAGTACCAACACCACGACCACAGCACCCATTCCG GCGCACCCCAATACAACAGAAGAACAACAAGAAACAAGCTTTATCAATGGGATTGACAGACCTACATCAGCCGCAATAA